In the genome of Primulina eburnea isolate SZY01 chromosome 13, ASM2296580v1, whole genome shotgun sequence, the window AAAACTAAGAATTCAGTTTTAATATTCAAGTGATTCAGCTTCGGCATTATGTAATTTTACAGAAATTCAAAGGATTGAATAAGATAAACATTGAAATCCCTTTCTAGTGGgttgattattgttatatgtGGATGTTATAAGTTGTGACAGGCTGAGAATAAACACACCCATATTATCCTATTAGACATTTAATGTAGTGCTTTTATGTCTTCTTGGATcttttcattttgttttttaaCTTTTGGAAACTGAGTACTTATTAGTTGCCACTGTGTCATTATCTTCTTTAATAATTTTTCAGCTATTGCCCGAACTGTTGGGCACTTATCCAAAAGTGCTGAAGTCATGAAGCTTGTCAATAATCTTATGAAGGCTCCAGAGGTAGCTGTCACTATGCAAGAATTCAGCAACGAAATGACAAAGGTAATTTCAGCTTTGTGGCAAGTGGAAGTGAGAAATATTCTTCTTTGTTCTTTTTTCTGAGAGAGACGGAGCTTATATGCTTGGTTGAGCAGGTATTTAATATATACCTTATCTTGGTAAGTTTGGAGGATTGCCAAAAAGACACTAAGGGAAAAATTGGAACAGCGGAAAGTTTGTCTATGATGTTGAAAATAATGGTTTTTGCGTATGCGTTGGTATTTTGTCAAAGTTTGAGTCATAATTGAGGTGCTGTAGCCTGTAGACAAGTTCTGGGATCGTGTTACTTATTATGGTAGCTTAATCATTTACAGATGATATTTCCAATTTTCTTGCATAAATTAACCTAAAGATTCTAGATTCTACACTTTTTTCGACAATGATGGCAGAAAAGACGGGATAATGGTGTACCACCATCAGATTCAAAAATAGTGTCCCAACCCCTAACGAAAAAAATCTCTTTCATCTCTGAAGAAATAAGGTCCTATCATGTTCTGCAGGCTGGAGTTATAGAAGAGATGATGAATGACGCAGTGGATAATGCACTGGATTCAGAAGACATAGAAGAGGaaactgaagaagaaattgaCAAGGTGTTAACAGCAATTGCTGGTGAAACAGCTGCACAACTTCCCGAAGCAGTCAAGAAGGAGAAGCTAAAGCAACCTGCAACAAGTGAAGATGCAGAGGTACGCTTCATTTGTTCCTATTATGGTATATCCTGGATTTGGACATTTGTAAGTTTTGAGGGCCTCATAAATTTTGGAGGGATGAAACTTGCTGTTTCAGAAAATGTTTGCAGGAATGTTAATTTTTCTGTTTTGTTTGAAGAGCAACCTCCCCCTTATCGTAATCTTCCTTTTCCCGTCTCACATCCTGTACTGCTCTTAAACAATAGGAAAATGTTGATGATGAGGAAGAGCTTGAAGAAATAAGGGCACGTCTAGCTAGAGTTCGATCATAACTGAATCTCTTAATCATTTACCAAGCTTATTAAATACGAGGTTTGTGATTAATCAGAAGATACCGATTTTCGACTCTGATCCTCTTTCACAAAGTGGTATTTATGTATCAAAAAACTCTAGCTGCATTGTAAGTATTGTAACACATTCTTGGTTTTCATGCTTTCTACGCTAACGTCTGGGTTCTTGTACTCTTGTTCGAGGCAGCGGGTTGATACTTCTGTAGCATAGCAGATTCGGTCGGGTTTTTTTATTACCCTGCGTGAATGATCTTAATCGTAAACTCTAGTTTCTGTCATTTACTTGTTTGGACACAACAAGTGGTGATCCGAAAATGCAAACAAGATttcttcaaaaaataaaaagtgCAAGCAAAGAGT includes:
- the LOC140810129 gene encoding vacuolar protein sorting-associated protein 24 homolog 1-like gives rise to the protein MEKMMKILKPKPNPQELLRDWQRRLRQECRNIERQIRDIQKEEKNVQKAIKDAAKRNDMGSAKALAKELVRSRKTVNRLYENKAQLNSISMHLGESVAIARTVGHLSKSAEVMKLVNNLMKAPEVAVTMQEFSNEMTKAGVIEEMMNDAVDNALDSEDIEEETEEEIDKVLTAIAGETAAQLPEAVKKEKLKQPATSEDAEENVDDEEELEEIRARLARVRS